In the Methylophilus sp. 5 genome, one interval contains:
- a CDS encoding pyrimidine/purine nucleoside phosphorylase, whose amino-acid sequence MAQFDNVSVKKKANVYFDGKCVSHTVLFPNGTRCTVGVIFPSTLTFNTASPELMEINDGVCKVRQKDEDHWTTYQGGEKFTVPGNSSFDIEVVETVDYVCHFE is encoded by the coding sequence ATGGCACAATTTGATAATGTCAGTGTAAAAAAGAAAGCCAACGTCTATTTTGACGGCAAATGTGTGAGTCACACCGTTCTGTTTCCAAACGGCACACGCTGTACGGTGGGTGTGATTTTCCCTAGCACGTTAACTTTTAATACCGCCTCACCTGAGCTGATGGAAATTAATGACGGCGTGTGCAAGGTGCGTCAGAAAGACGAAGATCACTGGACCACCTATCAAGGCGGTGAGAAGTTTACTGTGCCTGGAAATTCCAGTTTTGATATTGAAGTCGTAGAAACGGTAGACTACGTCTGCCACTTCGAATAA
- the leuB gene encoding 3-isopropylmalate dehydrogenase has translation MALNIAVLPGDGIGPEIIAQALRVLEVLKKEGLDMTFTEAPLGGQAYDQFGHPYPEFTQEVCRKADAVLLGAVGGPQYDNLDRPLRPERGLLAIRKDLGLFANLRPAVLFPELANASTLKPEVVAGLDIMIVRELTGDVYFGQPRGMRTNEQGVREGFNTMIYSEPEVRRIAHVAFEIAMKRGKKLCSVDKANVLETTEFWKEIVIDVAKEYPEVELSHMYVDNAAMQLIRNPKQFDVMVTGNIFGDILSDEASMLTGSIGMLASASLNESKKGLYEPSHGSAPDIAGKNLANPIATILSVAMMLRYSFDNETAATRIENAVKKVLAAGYRTGDIYEEGTKRVSCSEMGDQIVAAM, from the coding sequence ATGGCATTAAATATCGCTGTATTGCCTGGTGATGGCATCGGCCCCGAAATTATTGCGCAGGCCTTGCGCGTGCTCGAAGTGTTGAAAAAAGAAGGTCTGGACATGACCTTTACTGAAGCGCCACTGGGCGGCCAGGCTTATGACCAGTTTGGTCATCCATATCCTGAATTCACGCAGGAAGTCTGTCGTAAAGCCGATGCTGTATTGTTAGGGGCTGTCGGTGGTCCACAGTATGACAATCTTGATCGCCCGTTGCGCCCAGAGCGTGGTTTGCTGGCCATTCGTAAAGACTTGGGCCTGTTCGCTAACTTGCGTCCAGCCGTATTGTTTCCAGAGTTGGCAAACGCCTCAACTTTGAAACCAGAAGTGGTGGCAGGCCTGGACATCATGATCGTGCGCGAACTAACCGGTGACGTGTATTTTGGCCAGCCACGCGGTATGCGCACTAACGAGCAGGGCGTGCGCGAAGGCTTTAACACCATGATTTACAGCGAGCCAGAAGTACGCCGTATTGCGCATGTGGCGTTTGAAATTGCCATGAAACGTGGCAAAAAACTGTGCTCGGTAGACAAAGCCAATGTGCTGGAAACCACCGAGTTCTGGAAAGAGATCGTCATTGATGTGGCCAAAGAATATCCAGAAGTGGAATTGAGCCATATGTACGTCGACAACGCCGCCATGCAGCTGATCCGCAATCCAAAACAATTTGACGTGATGGTGACCGGTAACATCTTCGGTGACATCTTGTCTGATGAAGCCTCTATGCTAACCGGCTCAATTGGTATGTTGGCGTCTGCTTCATTGAACGAAAGCAAAAAAGGCTTGTATGAGCCATCACATGGCTCGGCACCGGATATCGCTGGTAAAAACCTGGCCAACCCGATTGCGACAATTTTGTCTGTTGCCATGATGTTGCGTTACAGCTTTGATAACGAAACTGCCGCGACCCGCATTGAAAACGCGGTGAAAAAAGTATTGGCTGCAGGTTACCGTACTGGCGATATTTACGAAGAGGGCACCAAACGTGTTTCTTGCTCTGAGATGGGTGACCAGATCGTCGCTGCCATGTAA
- the leuD gene encoding 3-isopropylmalate dehydratase small subunit encodes MKAFTTLSGLACPLDRANVDTDAIIPKQFLKSIKRSGFGPYLFDEWRYTNYGEPGMDCSTRPLNKDFVLNQPRYQGAQVLLARDNFGCGSSREHAPWAIEDQGFRVIIAPSFADIFFNNCYKNGILPIVASGEQVDSLFKECLANEGYTLNVDLVAQTVTTPSGHSFSFEITPTRKHNLLNGLDEIGLTLQHAEEIKAFEEKHKAAQPWLFA; translated from the coding sequence ATGAAAGCATTTACTACATTAAGCGGGCTGGCCTGTCCACTCGACCGCGCCAACGTCGATACCGATGCCATTATCCCGAAACAGTTTTTAAAGTCGATCAAGCGCTCTGGCTTTGGCCCTTATCTGTTTGATGAGTGGCGTTATACCAATTACGGTGAGCCAGGCATGGATTGCAGCACACGTCCGCTCAACAAAGACTTTGTGCTTAACCAGCCGCGCTATCAAGGCGCGCAGGTATTGCTGGCACGCGATAACTTTGGCTGTGGCTCTTCGCGCGAACACGCACCGTGGGCAATCGAGGATCAAGGTTTTCGCGTGATTATTGCGCCTAGTTTTGCTGATATTTTCTTTAATAACTGCTACAAAAACGGCATTTTGCCAATTGTCGCCTCTGGCGAGCAGGTCGATAGCCTGTTCAAAGAGTGTCTGGCGAATGAAGGCTACACGTTAAATGTGGACTTAGTGGCTCAAACGGTGACCACGCCGTCTGGTCACTCATTCAGTTTTGAGATTACGCCAACCCGTAAGCACAATCTACTCAATGGCCTGGATGAAATCGGTCTGACTTTGCAGCACGCAGAAGAAATCAAGGCGTTTGAAGAGAAACATAAGGCTGCGCAACCCTGGTTGTTCGCATAA